From the Teredinibacter turnerae T7901 genome, one window contains:
- a CDS encoding TolB family protein: protein MAKRSENYDLFLQMKGQPFPTKIYENPGLEVQPKFSPNGKIISYVSRNRDNQQLSFLVPGREEPLVVLSSKEITSYAWSPDSSQLAIAYNDETHSYIDVVQTADQSRKTLQRILLEGPADSAPATDTDNFQKQFAYVSWSPAADKIAFIRHPRHRGTRQLWVMPLNGEPQLISPPEAQVQDGISWNSAGDHLLYSALLGYKFYWDEASQRKIYEGGMHIFEYQVGGNSKQLTKHDHMFKNPTYSPDEQQIAYLYAEELGAREYQLFRMARDGSNPVEVFNDVSPMSSLIWHSNIGEE from the coding sequence ATGGCCAAACGTAGTGAAAATTACGATCTCTTTTTACAAATGAAAGGCCAGCCGTTTCCCACAAAAATTTATGAAAACCCCGGACTGGAAGTTCAGCCGAAATTTAGTCCGAACGGAAAAATTATTTCGTACGTTAGTCGTAACCGCGACAATCAACAGTTATCCTTTTTAGTACCAGGCAGAGAAGAACCACTGGTGGTACTCAGCAGCAAAGAGATAACGAGTTATGCATGGTCTCCAGATAGCTCTCAACTCGCAATTGCGTACAACGATGAGACTCACTCATATATTGATGTGGTTCAGACAGCTGATCAAAGCCGCAAAACACTGCAACGAATTCTTCTTGAAGGCCCGGCAGACAGCGCACCCGCCACCGATACTGACAATTTCCAGAAACAGTTCGCCTATGTCAGCTGGTCGCCCGCCGCCGACAAAATTGCTTTTATTCGTCACCCGCGCCATCGAGGTACTCGTCAGTTATGGGTGATGCCCCTCAATGGTGAACCACAGTTAATTAGCCCACCAGAAGCTCAAGTGCAAGATGGCATAAGCTGGAACTCGGCGGGAGATCATCTACTCTACTCCGCACTACTCGGTTACAAGTTCTATTGGGATGAAGCAAGTCAGCGCAAGATCTACGAAGGTGGGATGCATATTTTTGAATACCAGGTAGGTGGCAATAGTAAACAACTGACCAAGCACGATCATATGTTTAAAAACCCCACTTACTCGCCAGACGAACAACAAATTGCCTACCTCTACGCGGAAGAGCTTGGTGCCCGTGAATATCAGTTGTTTCGCATGGCACGAGACGGTTCCAACCCTGTCGAGGTGTTTAATGATGTATCGCCCATGTCCAGCCTGATCTGGCACTCGAATATTGGCGAAGAGTAA
- a CDS encoding glycoside hydrolase family 6 protein, whose product MAFAVTAGLFAAVPAVNAASCSGVNVYPNWTARDWSGGAYNHANAGDQMVYQNALYQANWYTNSTPGSDGSWTSLGACDGTGSSTSSSSSSSSSSSSSNSSSSSSSSSSSSSSSGGSCTEVCSWYGQGTYPLCSNTSGWGWENGQSCIGRQTCESQNGGNGGVVNSCGNGSTSSSSSSSSSSSSSSSSSSSSSSSSSGMGSSTSSSSSSSSSSSSSSSSSTSSSGMPGPRVDNPFAAAQKWYVNPMWSASAANEPGGSVIANEPSFVWMDRIGAIEGPADGMGLRDHLNEALAQGADLFMFVVYDLPNRDCAALASNGELRISEDGFNIYKSDYIAPIVEIISDPAYAGIKIAAVIEVDSLPNLVTNLSEPDCQEANGPGGYRDGIRHAITELGKIPNVYSYVDIAHSGWLGWSDNFAQGVNLIYEVVANLGSGINPIAGFVSNSANYTPVEEPFLPDANLQVGGQPVRSSDFYEWNSYLAEKPFVTDWRSAMISKGMPSSIGMLIDTARNGWGGPERPTAQSTSNNLNTFVNESRIDRREHRGNWCNQPGGVGYRPTAAPSPGIDAYVWVKPQGESDGVSDPNFEIDPNDPNKQHDPMCDPFASNSSNSAYGTGAMPNAPHAGRWFPEAFQLLVENAYPPL is encoded by the coding sequence CTGGCATTTGCCGTAACGGCGGGCCTGTTTGCCGCAGTTCCTGCGGTAAATGCGGCATCGTGCAGCGGGGTTAATGTTTACCCGAACTGGACCGCACGCGATTGGTCCGGCGGCGCTTACAACCACGCCAATGCCGGCGATCAGATGGTGTACCAAAATGCACTTTACCAGGCAAACTGGTATACCAACAGCACGCCCGGAAGCGATGGTTCATGGACTAGCCTGGGCGCATGTGACGGTACTGGTAGCTCAACCTCTTCCAGTTCCAGCAGCTCATCAAGCAGTTCTTCGAGCAACAGTTCGTCGTCCTCATCCTCCTCTTCATCCAGTTCCAGCAGCTCTGGCGGCTCATGCACTGAAGTGTGTAGCTGGTATGGCCAGGGCACATACCCACTGTGTAGCAACACCAGCGGCTGGGGTTGGGAAAATGGTCAAAGCTGTATTGGCCGTCAAACCTGTGAGTCACAAAACGGTGGCAACGGTGGCGTAGTCAACAGCTGTGGTAACGGCAGCACTAGCTCTTCTTCGTCTAGCAGCTCCTCTTCCTCTAGCAGCTCAAGCTCTTCAAGCAGCTCGTCGTCCAGCTCCTCTGGTATGGGAAGCAGCACGTCCAGCAGCTCATCAAGCAGCAGCTCTTCCAGCAGCTCCAGCTCCTCCAGCACCAGCTCTTCTGGTATGCCTGGACCACGCGTGGACAACCCCTTCGCCGCTGCGCAGAAGTGGTACGTAAACCCAATGTGGTCAGCGAGTGCTGCAAACGAACCCGGCGGCTCTGTCATTGCCAACGAACCATCATTTGTCTGGATGGACCGTATCGGCGCAATCGAAGGACCTGCTGACGGCATGGGCCTGCGCGACCACTTGAACGAAGCCCTTGCACAAGGCGCTGACCTGTTCATGTTTGTTGTGTACGACCTGCCAAACCGTGACTGTGCTGCACTCGCCTCCAATGGTGAACTGCGCATCTCCGAAGATGGCTTCAACATCTACAAGTCCGACTACATCGCACCTATCGTTGAAATCATCAGCGACCCTGCATACGCAGGTATCAAAATCGCTGCGGTTATCGAGGTGGACTCACTGCCTAACCTGGTTACCAATCTGAGCGAACCTGACTGTCAGGAAGCAAATGGTCCTGGCGGCTACCGCGACGGCATTCGTCACGCCATTACTGAACTGGGCAAAATCCCCAACGTATACTCCTACGTGGATATTGCACACTCAGGCTGGCTGGGCTGGAGCGACAACTTCGCGCAAGGCGTTAACCTGATTTATGAAGTGGTTGCCAACCTCGGTTCCGGCATTAACCCAATCGCCGGTTTCGTCAGTAACTCCGCTAACTACACGCCTGTGGAAGAACCCTTCTTGCCAGACGCCAACCTGCAGGTCGGTGGTCAGCCCGTTCGCTCTTCCGATTTCTATGAGTGGAACAGCTACCTGGCTGAGAAACCCTTCGTGACCGATTGGCGTTCTGCCATGATCTCGAAAGGTATGCCAAGCTCCATCGGTATGCTGATCGATACCGCACGTAACGGCTGGGGTGGCCCTGAGCGTCCAACTGCGCAGTCTACTTCCAACAACCTGAACACCTTCGTTAACGAATCACGTATCGACCGTCGTGAGCACCGCGGCAACTGGTGTAACCAGCCTGGTGGTGTCGGCTACCGTCCAACCGCTGCGCCTTCTCCAGGTATTGATGCCTACGTTTGGGTGAAACCACAGGGTGAGTCTGACGGTGTTTCCGATCCTAACTTCGAGATCGATCCTAACGACCCGAACAAACAGCACGACCCAATGTGTGATCCGTTCGCCAGCAACTCGTCCAACAGTGCATACGGCACCGGCGCTATGCCAAATGCTCCGCACGCTGGTCGCTGGTTCCCTGAAGCCTTCCAGCTTCTGGTGGAAAACGCTTACCCTCCCCTCTAA